The Candidatus Kaelpia imicola region CTCCTGTTCTCAACTGTTATGGATTTAAAGACCAGTCTTAACAGGCCTTTCTTTCCTGCAATATCCAATCCTGACTTTATTGCATCAAAATGGTCTATTACTGTCTGTAACAGCTTTCTGTATTCTTTGGATTTTTCCCGTTCAATAAGGCTGAATTCCAGTTTCTTTATCTTTAATTTCAGCTCCTTTTCTTCTTCCCTGAGCGGAAGAATCTGATTTTTAAAAGCTTCCATAGCCAGCAGGTTTTCTGAAAAAACTTTTCCAAGCCGCTCCTGCTTTGATAAATTTATGCTGAGTTTTGCTTTTATATCAGCTATTTTCTCTTTAACGTCTTCATCACAGGAAGACTCACTATCATTAATAATACCTCTTAACCTTGCCTCGTCAATATCTTCTGCAAAAATAGTTTCTATAATGGCGCAGACTACATTTTCAATATCATCTGCCCTGACATAGCCATTACTGCATTCGGTGTAATGCACAGACCTGCCGCAACATCTGTAATATCTTCTTTTTGTTTTTACTTTTCTGCCCTCTCTTGAAGCAACGCTTAAACAGCCCCGAAACTTATGACCGCATTCTGCACAGACAAGAATTCCGCTAAGAGGATACTCTTTGCTTCCTTTTCTGGAAGCTATCCCTTTTCTGTTTTGTTCAAGCTTTTTCTGGACAGCGTCAAAATCTTCCTGACAAATTATCGCTTCATGCTTGCCTTTTGATACTACTATTTTTGAAGCATCATTCTTCATATACCTGTTGCCTCTCAGCGTTTTCTTTGTTTTGTCATAATGATGCACGTTCCACACAAGCTTACCAAGATAAATCTGATTTTTAAGAATGTTGCCTACAAGTTTTGTCTGGAATCTGCCACCGCTTCTTGTTTTATACCTCTTATTATATAAATAACCTGCTATCTGCGGAGTGCTCTGGCCTGAAAGATACATAAGATACATCATTTTAACAATGTCAGCCTCTTCTGGCACGACTTCAAGAAGTTTCTTTTCCTTATTATAATGGTATCCATAAGGGGAGTATCTTGCACCCTGCCAGTTTCCACGCTCAACACCTTTTATCATTCCGGGAAAAACTCTCTCAATAATCCTGTCTCTTTCAAACTGGGCTACTGTGCCTAACATACTAAGAGCCATCTTTCCGGCAGCGCTGACAGTATCAAACGACTCTGTAGCTGACTTAAACCCTATGCCTTTATTATCAAGGTCTTCAACCAGATTAAGCATAAGGCGGTTATTTCTCGCAAACCTGTCAATCTTATAAACAAGCACCATATCAAACTTTTTAAGATTTACATCTCTTAGC contains the following coding sequences:
- a CDS encoding recombinase family protein, translated to MKIAVYTRVSTEDQAREGTSLEVQREFLVNYAKRESYDVYNVYVDDGYSGYTLERPALKKLLRDVNLKKFDMVLVYKIDRFARNNRLMLNLVEDLDNKGIGFKSATESFDTVSAAGKMALSMLGTVAQFERDRIIERVFPGMIKGVERGNWQGARYSPYGYHYNKEKKLLEVVPEEADIVKMMYLMYLSGQSTPQIAGYLYNKRYKTRSGGRFQTKLVGNILKNQIYLGKLVWNVHHYDKTKKTLRGNRYMKNDASKIVVSKGKHEAIICQEDFDAVQKKLEQNRKGIASRKGSKEYPLSGILVCAECGHKFRGCLSVASREGRKVKTKRRYYRCCGRSVHYTECSNGYVRADDIENVVCAIIETIFAEDIDEARLRGIINDSESSCDEDVKEKIADIKAKLSINLSKQERLGKVFSENLLAMEAFKNQILPLREEEKELKLKIKKLEFSLIEREKSKEYRKLLQTVIDHFDAIKSGLDIAGKKGLLRLVFKSITVENRRIKKFELYQPFKGLYKGEDIKCQLTENKRVAIIPESVSTCGLSAAR